TCAACGTCCGGGAAATATTGGAAATGAATTGCTGCAGCCCGAAGATGCCTGGAACTACGAAGGGAACATCTCTTACCAGAAGAATGCGCTCAACCTGCAAGTGGGATATTTTTACCGCGAAATAACCGATTTCATAGACTGGGTAAGAGAAAATGCGTCAGAGCCTTATTCCCCAATTAACTTTGGCGATAACACCACCCAGGGCATATACGCCAGGATTCAGCAGAATGTTTACTTGAAAAACAACCAGTCTCTGGGGTACCGCCTTAGTTATAACCATTTAGACCCCACCATCAAAAGTTCTGATGTGATCCAATCCAAATATGTACTGGAGTCCCTAAAACATCAATTTATTGCAGGAATTTCCTACCAAATTGACAAGCTGTCGCTTCAGGTAGAAAACCGATGGCTACAGCGGGAACTCGCCGATGCCTATAATATTACCGATTTACAGGTGAATTACAACTGGCAAAACTTTCTTGTGTTCACAGAGGTAACCAACATTTTTGATGCTGAATATACCGAAGCAGGCGCTGTGCCCATGCCTACACGTTGGTTCAGTTTAGGATTAAGGTACGAGTGGGATAAATTTTAAGGTTCAGGGGCACAATAATATTGATTGTATTCAGGGCATTGCACCTGCCCCTTGAAATATTAAAACGGAATCGGGAAAGTCACTGTGATGATTTTCCCGATTCCGTTTTTTGTTATTGCTGAATTTCTGCTTCGACATCCGGTATTACCCCTAGGCTGCGATATAGTTGAGCCCTGGTGGTTAGAAATTTTGTAAAAAGCTCGGTTTGTTTTAACCGGGCTTGTATTAGCTTTGTCTCCCTTGAATTGATCAGAAAAAGGGAACTTTCTCCAAAACTGAATTTTCGCTCTTCGGCATTTAACAGTCGCTCGTAGTTTTCTACCATTTCTGAAGTTAACCTTATTTGCTCTACATAAGAATCCAGTTCCTGCATTAATCCGTCGACTTTATTTTCTATTTGCCGGCGGTTCAATTCCAGTTCAAGGGAAGCATCTTCAATTTTGTATTCGGCCAACTTCAGCTCACCGCGCTCCTTCCGAAGAAAAAGTGGAAAACTTACATTTAGACCGGCTTTATAGTTTGAAGTATCAATATGATCAATGAGTTCAGGTTCCGGAGTAATGAAGTTATATTCCAAATCTATTTTTGGCAAAAGCTTATTAACCTTCAAACGCCGCTCCACTCTTAGTGCTTTCAGTTTTGCCTCCAGGGCCCTTAATTTAGGATGCCCTTCAAAAATGGCATTTTTCACACCCTTTTCTGTTTGCACCTCAAGAACTTCATCCTGCAAGAAATCAACTTCAGGCACAGTTCCAGGCTGTAATTCTACCGGCACATTATTGTCCAGCCAAAGAAAGGTGGAAACTTCAAGCTTTTGTTTTAGCAGTTTAACCTTTGTCTGCTCTAACTGAAGCAGGCGTTCCTGAAGCGCAATACCTGCTTCAACAGTATCTATAGCTGCGATCTCCCCAAAGTCAGCACTCCTCCCAATCCCATCTGATCTTTGCCGGGGGTTGGCCACAAATTCCTGGTACACTTCAAGTTCTTTTTGAAGCCTTGCCCAGTTGAGATATGCCAGGGAAGCTTCAAAGAGCACTTCGGCTATCATAAGGTTTTTTTCTGCTTCAGTTTGCTCCTTTAAGGCCCTGGCTGAACGAAGTGCCGCCCGTCTTTTGTCCATAATCAAGCCCTGGGCGATAGATAATGATACTCCGGCAGCAAACAGGCCTTCGGGAGGAACTTTGCGTTGAGGATTCAGGTATGCACCTTTATTCTGCTCAAAGCCGGCCTTTAATTCCACACCATACCAGGTGGGAATTTTAAAAGTGGAATTTAAGACATCATAATATTCGGTGCCTTTAAACTCCTTACGACTGTAGTCTACTTCCAGCTTGGGATCAAAAGCCCCTCTTGCTTTTAAAAGTTCGGCTTCGCCCATTTCAAGCTGAAGGTTTACCTGTCTCACCATAGGATGATACTGCTTCACGTAGGCTAAAAATTCCGGATAGCTCAAAACCTGGGTTGGGGTTTCCTGTGCGTTTAAAATCAAAACCTGCAGGAATAATACACCGGCCAAAATAAGTCTCATCACTTCTGCTTTTTCTGGTTTTCAACAACTACTTCAGGCTGGTAATAATCTGGTGGAAAGCCGTTAAGGTTTCTCCATATTTCATACCAGATAGGCACCTCATCGAGCAGGGCCAGGGTTGTAGCCCCCGAACCAATTCTCAGCCCTCGGGGCCAGGGCTCATCTTCGGGATCTGGTGCCAACAGAACACGGTATTTTCCATTCTGACTTATAAAATTATCTACGGCAACAATCTTTGCACCATAAGTTCCGTAGGAAAGGTTTTCCCAACCGCTAAACACTATGGAAGGCCAGCCTTCAAATTGCACCCTAACCTTCTCGCCCTCGTGCATTAGAGGCACATCAAGCGGTCTCACGTAAGTCTCTACCGCCAAATCAAAATCGGCCGGCATAATCTCCACCAGCCTCTCCCCTTCCTTGAAAGTTTCACCCAAACCTGCTTTTAATACCTTATTAATATAGCCTTTTTGAGGGGCCAGTACATAGTACATCTGGTTGCGAATAGCGTAATTGCTATAGTCGTTTTGCAACTTGCTCACCTGGGCCGCAGCATCATACTGGCTGGAACGCGCCGTATGCAAATCGCTTTGCGCCTTGGAAACCTTATCGCTGTATTCGGCGGCTATCCTGTTAATTTCAAGCTGGGCATTGATAACCTCATTCCGGCTCGCCAGCAATTTATTTTCCTGAGAAATTAGTTTGGCCCTGGAATCCTGCAGCTTTTGCCTTTTTTCCTCAACATCGGGCAGTGCTTTTAGCCCTTCCTGCTGCAGCTGTTGTGTTCGCTCAAACTGAGCCTGTGCAATATCCAGGTTAGCCTTTACAGCTTCAAGATCTATGCTGTCACTTTCCAGCTTTAGCCGGGCCTGCCGCAGTTTGTTCAAAGCCTGCTGCCTTTTTAACTCCCTTTCATTTCCCAGTGCATTAATTTGAGAGGAAAGTGCCTTAATTTTTTCGGCATAGGACTCCACGGAACCCGATTTTGCAGATAACTGCTCGGCGGTTCTTTCTACCAGTAAAGGGTCAAAATATTCCCCTTTTACTTCGGAAATATGAAGAATTGTATCTCCTTTTTGCACGAACTCCCCCTCCTGCACATACCATTTTTCAATCTTCCCCGGAATTGGGGATTGAATGGTTTGGGGCCGATGTTCGGGCATAAGAGTGGTGACATAGCCTTTGCCACTTACATTTTGCGTCCAGGGCAGAAAGAGGATGATCAACAAGGCTATAAAAGCGGCTAACAAAAACCTATTGAAGTATTTATAGTGCCTTTTGTGAAGCGCCCTTTTTCCTGCTTCAAACTTCTCAAGGTCTACCTCATTGCCTACAGGATATTTTGATATATTAAGCATGTTCTAACTCTATTGTTTCTTTGATCCTTCCGTTTTCCAGAATGATCTTTCTACTACATACATTTTCCCAAAGTTCATTTCTGCTGGCCACTACTATAGACCAGCTGTGTTTTTTATCGGCTAAAAACCCAATAAGCCTTACAGCCTCTTCTCTATTGAAAAGCTCAAGAGGTTCTTTGAGAATAAGGAGTTCAGGTTTTTTAAGAATAGCCCGCGCCAGGATGATCTTTTTTCGCTCCAGGTTTGACATAAATTTTCCTTCAGGATAGATCACGCTGTTGAGGCCGTTTGACTGCAGCTTTAAAAATTGAGAAAGCCCCACCACCTTTATCACCTCCATCACTTCCTTTTCACTTACACCGGGATTGCCAAAACTGAGGTTTTCAAGCAGGCTTCCCTCAAAGGGTACTTCTTCGGGAAAGTAGACCCCCACCCTGCTCCTAAAGCCATTGATCTGAAGGCTTTTAATTGAAAGGTCATTAACATACACATGGCCTGAAGAGGCTTCGGTAACACCCGAAACCAGCTTTAAAAGACTGGTTTTTCCGCTTCCGTTACTACCAGATACAATAAGTTTTTCCCCCGGAAGTATCTTCAGGTTGATATCCTTCAGAATCACCAGGTCTGAATCTTCAGCTCGATAATCAACATTAGAAAGTTCAATGCAAAGCGGTTCATCCAGAGAAAGCTTATTCTCTGCCGTTTGTTTCTCAATTTTCATATCCAGCACCCCTCCAAGTTTTTCCAGGGAAGTGAGCACGTCGTAAATAGATTCGAGTCCGCGGGTAAGTTTTTCAACAGAGCTCATTATCAAAAGAATGATGATCTCGGCTGCCACAAACTGCCCGATATTCATTTCCTGATTAAGTACCAGGAGCCCTCCCACTGCAAGAAGGCCACCGGTTACCAGCACTTTGAATACGATCATTTTAATATACTGAATGCGCAGCACCCCAAAATGACCTTCGCGGGCCGCCAAATATTTCATGGTATATTTGTCATTTTTGACGAGTGAAAGACTGGTATTCCCCGAAAGTTTGAAGCTGAGCAGAGAACGCGCGATTTCCTGAAGCCAGTGCGCCACCTTATACTTGCTCTTTGATTCCTCAAGACTGGTCTCCATGCCGCGGCGAGCCGTAAACCTAAACACAAGGTAAATAAGACTTACCAGCAGAAGTCCAAAAATGATAAAAAGAGGATGGTACAGCGACAGCAGAATAAGCCCGAAAATAATTTGAACCAGGGCCGCAGGAAAATCGAGTAACAACTTCGAAATTCCCTTTTGAACTGAAAGAATATCAAAAAAACGATTGGCCTGCTCTGGGGGATAAGAATTCTTAAACTCGTTCATTTTTATCTTCGGAAACCTGTAGGCAAATTCAAAAGAGCCACGGGTAAATATCTTTTGCTGAATGTTCTCCACAATCCGGAGCTGCATGAGTTCAAGAACCCCTACAAAACCCACTGCGACAGTTACGAGCACCACGAGAATTATCCAGGAAGTACTAATTCTTCCGCCCTGAATAAAATTAACTATAGCCTGGATTCCCAGGGGAACCGAGAGGTTGAGAAGTCCGGCAAAAATGGCATAATAGAAGGTTTGTAAAATATCCCTTCTGTCAAGTTTGAGTAATCCCTGCAGGCGCTTTAAAGGGGAGGCTGATTCTTTAGCCATTATTTTTCAGGTTTAAAACATTTAGAACCATGTGAGTAAAATAGTCTGAAGGCAGAATAGTTTCACTACACTCTGTCAATGAAGGAAAGTGTTCTTTCAGAAAAAACTGGTGAAGAGAACCCTCGAGAATTGTACTTGCAAGAGATGAAGGATAAGGATAATCGCTTCTCACCTCCAGGATCATCTCCCTAAGCCTTAACACAAGCCGATGGTGAACTGCAAAAAAGCCTTCTTTATTCTCCCTGTCTACCTCCTTGGTAAGATAGGATTTTGAAAATTCGTTCACCACTACCCTGCTAAGCACAACCTCATCTATATGAGAGATCACAGCATCTTTTTCTACCTGCCGGGTGAGCACCTGCACGGCCTTTTGAAGCTTTGCAGAGGCATCGGCAATATTGGCGGTAGAAAAAACCAGTTGATATTCTTTCCATGCCCAATACCAGGAAGTAAGGTACAAGAGAAGTTTATGTTTATTCTCAAAGTACCTGTAAACAGAACTTTCGTTAGAATTTATTTCTTTTCCTAACTTTTTAAAAGTGAATTGTTCAAAGCCCATGCGATCAATAAGCAGGATACTCTGTTGAATAATTCTCCTGCCCAGGTCTGTAGATTCGGGGTCTTTAAGATAAAGCTTATCATTGACCTCAATTTTTATTTGAGAAAGTAAGTGCTTCATAAATAAATTTTTAGCCTGCAAATTAATAGTAAAACTTTCAAATATAAAAGCACTACTATTTTAAATAGAGGCTTTACAATTATCCTGCCATTATCAGCAGTTAACCTGAAAATATTGATGAGCGAGATCTAAAAACCCGGAAGAAGGAAATTAACGCAACTAGTATAAAATTGTTTTGCCCGTAAAGCTAAAGGAGAAGAAATGTTTTTCAAGGATTCACCTATGCCCCTTGGAAACCCCACCATCATTTTTGATTAGCTACCAAAAAGGGCAAAATTCATCGCTGTTATTTATGTCGATGGGAAGGATGCC
This Salinimicrobium tongyeongense DNA region includes the following protein-coding sequences:
- a CDS encoding TolC family protein, encoding MRLILAGVLFLQVLILNAQETPTQVLSYPEFLAYVKQYHPMVRQVNLQLEMGEAELLKARGAFDPKLEVDYSRKEFKGTEYYDVLNSTFKIPTWYGVELKAGFEQNKGAYLNPQRKVPPEGLFAAGVSLSIAQGLIMDKRRAALRSARALKEQTEAEKNLMIAEVLFEASLAYLNWARLQKELEVYQEFVANPRQRSDGIGRSADFGEIAAIDTVEAGIALQERLLQLEQTKVKLLKQKLEVSTFLWLDNNVPVELQPGTVPEVDFLQDEVLEVQTEKGVKNAIFEGHPKLRALEAKLKALRVERRLKVNKLLPKIDLEYNFITPEPELIDHIDTSNYKAGLNVSFPLFLRKERGELKLAEYKIEDASLELELNRRQIENKVDGLMQELDSYVEQIRLTSEMVENYERLLNAEERKFSFGESSLFLINSRETKLIQARLKQTELFTKFLTTRAQLYRSLGVIPDVEAEIQQ
- a CDS encoding TetR/AcrR family transcriptional regulator → MKHLLSQIKIEVNDKLYLKDPESTDLGRRIIQQSILLIDRMGFEQFTFKKLGKEINSNESSVYRYFENKHKLLLYLTSWYWAWKEYQLVFSTANIADASAKLQKAVQVLTRQVEKDAVISHIDEVVLSRVVVNEFSKSYLTKEVDRENKEGFFAVHHRLVLRLREMILEVRSDYPYPSSLASTILEGSLHQFFLKEHFPSLTECSETILPSDYFTHMVLNVLNLKNNG
- a CDS encoding HlyD family secretion protein, coding for MLNISKYPVGNEVDLEKFEAGKRALHKRHYKYFNRFLLAAFIALLIILFLPWTQNVSGKGYVTTLMPEHRPQTIQSPIPGKIEKWYVQEGEFVQKGDTILHISEVKGEYFDPLLVERTAEQLSAKSGSVESYAEKIKALSSQINALGNERELKRQQALNKLRQARLKLESDSIDLEAVKANLDIAQAQFERTQQLQQEGLKALPDVEEKRQKLQDSRAKLISQENKLLASRNEVINAQLEINRIAAEYSDKVSKAQSDLHTARSSQYDAAAQVSKLQNDYSNYAIRNQMYYVLAPQKGYINKVLKAGLGETFKEGERLVEIMPADFDLAVETYVRPLDVPLMHEGEKVRVQFEGWPSIVFSGWENLSYGTYGAKIVAVDNFISQNGKYRVLLAPDPEDEPWPRGLRIGSGATTLALLDEVPIWYEIWRNLNGFPPDYYQPEVVVENQKKQK
- a CDS encoding peptidase domain-containing ABC transporter is translated as MAKESASPLKRLQGLLKLDRRDILQTFYYAIFAGLLNLSVPLGIQAIVNFIQGGRISTSWIILVVLVTVAVGFVGVLELMQLRIVENIQQKIFTRGSFEFAYRFPKIKMNEFKNSYPPEQANRFFDILSVQKGISKLLLDFPAALVQIIFGLILLSLYHPLFIIFGLLLVSLIYLVFRFTARRGMETSLEESKSKYKVAHWLQEIARSLLSFKLSGNTSLSLVKNDKYTMKYLAAREGHFGVLRIQYIKMIVFKVLVTGGLLAVGGLLVLNQEMNIGQFVAAEIIILLIMSSVEKLTRGLESIYDVLTSLEKLGGVLDMKIEKQTAENKLSLDEPLCIELSNVDYRAEDSDLVILKDINLKILPGEKLIVSGSNGSGKTSLLKLVSGVTEASSGHVYVNDLSIKSLQINGFRSRVGVYFPEEVPFEGSLLENLSFGNPGVSEKEVMEVIKVVGLSQFLKLQSNGLNSVIYPEGKFMSNLERKKIILARAILKKPELLILKEPLELFNREEAVRLIGFLADKKHSWSIVVASRNELWENVCSRKIILENGRIKETIELEHA